In Nocardioides sp. WS12, the DNA window GGTGTGGTCGCGGCGCCGTCGGCGCGCAACAGGCCGAGCATCCGGCGCATCTCGGCCATCGCCTCTCGTCCGGTGTCCGCGATCGTCGCGAGAGTGGGTACGACGACCGAGGGATCCGTGGCGGCCACCGCACGGGCTCCGTCGGCCTGCACCACGATCGTGGTGAGTCCGTGGGCGACGACGTCATGCATCTCGCGGGCAATCCGCTGTCGCTCCTCGATCGCGGCGAGCGCCGCCTGCTGCGCCGCCTCGTGCTCGAGTTGCTCTCCGCGCTCGACCAGCGCGTCGACGTACGACTGCCGCACGCGGTTGAGGGTGCCGAGCGCCCACGCGACCACCACGACGAGGGCGATGGTCAGGAAGTAGGCAGAGACGTTCTGGAAGGTGAGTTGCGTGCCGTCGTACCCGCGCAGCCACACGACCGACGCGATGCCGGCGCCGAGGAGTCCGGTGGCCACCGCGGCCGCGCTCCACCAGGTCGAGCCGAACCGGGCCACCGAGTACGTCGCGATCGGGAAGGCGAACTGGCTCCACAGCGGGACGTCGACGAGGGGTGCCTGGATGGCACAGCCGACCGCGACGACCGCGAACACCGGAACGGGCCAGCGCCGGCGAACGGCGAGGGGTGCGATCTGGACCAGCATGAGCAGTCCGTGCAGCGGGTTCCCGAAGAGAAGGAACGCCGGCACCGGCAACAGGAGGAACGCGGTGAGGCCGAGGTCGAACCACCGCACGCCCCGGGGGCCGAGGCGCCACGGTTGCCGGTCTGGTCGAGCCACCGGTCCACCGTAGAGGGAGGTTCGGCGTCGACGCGTCAGACCACGGGTGGACCCGGGCGTCGGTGTGGGCTCAGGAGAGCTTGTCCGCCAGAACGATCCACGTGAAGAAGCTGATGCCGACCAGCATGCCGATGTGGCCCAGGATCGACAGCGCCGGGCCCTGCGCCCAACTGTCGCCCGTCGCGTCGGCGGCGTGCTTGCTCGGACGCGACATCCACCGGGTCAGGATCAACAGGCCGATCAGGACCTCGATCCACCACACGACCAGCGCGATGGCGCCGACGGTCCCGCCGGGCGACGTCAGGTAGTAGATCCAGACGCCCAGTGCCGCGATGCCCACGACAGTGTGGGCCCGGACGATCCCGAGAGGGACGAGGGCGTGGCCTGCCTGGGACTGCTCCGAGGAGAGGCGCATCCTGGTCAGGAGTACGACGACCGCGGCCAGCCCGGTCAACATCCAAACGGCGTTGTCGAGACTCACGGCCGCATCGTCGCACAAGTTGTGACGTCGGCCACTCCGTTCCGATCCCAGCCGGCCCGGATCCGGGCGTCGGCGCCGCCCTCGACCGGAGCGCCTGACCGGGCTGAGTATCGTGCTGAGCATGACCAAGTGGGAGTACCAGGTAGCGCCCGTCCTCAACCACGTTGCGGGCCAGATCCTCAACAACTTCGGCCAGGACGGGTGGGAGCTCGTTGCCCTCGTTCCCGGCCAGGGTGGCAACGACATCGCTTACTTCAAGCGTCCGGCCGAGTGAGATGACAGCGGAAGAGCGGCTTGCCGAACTCGGACTGACGGTTCCGGACGTCGTTCCGCCCGTCGCGGCGTACCTGCCCGCTGTCCGCAGCGGGGCGATGGTCTACACGGCCGGGCAGATCCCGATGCGCGACGGCGTGCTGGTCGCGACCGGCAAGGTCGGTGCTGAGGTCACGCCCGAGACGGCGTACGAGTGCGCCCGTCAGTGCGCGCTCAACGCGATGGCGGCGATCCGTTCGGTGACCGGCACGCTCGAGGGCATCCGGATCCTCAAGGTCGGCGTCTTCGTCGCTTCGGCCCCGGACTTCACGGCGCAGGCCGCCGTCGCCAACGGCGCCTCCGAGCTGTTCGGTGCGGTGTTCGGCGAGCTCGGCGTGCACGCACGCTCGGCCGTCGGTGTCGCCGTGCTGCCGCTCGACTCGGCCGTCGAGGTCGAGGTCATCGCCGAGGTCGTCGGGTGACACCCGGCAGCGTGGCGGGAGGTGGGGCCGCCGGTTTCCCACCGGTGGTCGACAGCGGATCTGTATTGTCCGGCGGTGCCACCGGAGACACGCTCGGGCTGAAGGCATTGCCGCTTCCTCCGGTGCCGTTGCCGGAGAAGCTCGCAACGCTTGCCCAGGAGTACGCCGACGGGCAGCGTGAGGCGGCCGAGCCGCGCGACGCCGCGACCGTGATCCTGCTGCGGCCCGGTGTGGACGGTGCGCCCGAGGTCTACCTGCTGCGGCGCCAGACCACGATGGCCTTTGCCGGTGGCATGTGTGTGTTCCCCGGTGGTGGCGTCGACCCGCGCGACTACGACCACACCGTCGCCTGGGCCGGGCCGTCGCCCGCCGAATGGGCCACCCGCCTCGGGACGGCCGAGGACGTCGCGCGGGCGCTCGTGTGCGCGGCCGTCCGGGAGACCTTCGAGGAGTCGGGCGTGCTGCTCGCCGGCACCTCGGCCGACAGTGTCATCGCCGACACCACCGGCGACGACTGGGAGGCCGACCGGGTCGCGCTCGAGTCGCGCGCCGAGTCGATGACCGACTTCCTGACCCGCCGCGGACTGGTGCTGCGCACCGACCTGCTCGGCATCTGGACCGGCTGGCTCACCCCGGTCTTCGAGCCCAAGCGCTACCGGACCTACTTCTTCGCGGCCCGGTTGCCCGAGGGCCAGCTGACCCGCGACGTGTCCACCGAGTCGTCGGAGGTCGTGTGGCTGCCGGCCGCCGAAGCGGCCGACCAGGCGGATCGGGGCGAGCTCGCGATGCTCCCGCCGACGTACCTCACCTGTCTGGAGATCGGCACCCATGCCGGTCTCGATGAGGTGATGGCCGCCAGCGTGGGCCGCACGGTCGAGATGTTCATGCCCCAGGTCGAGCCGTTGGGTGACGGCTTCACGCTGTCGATGCCCGACGAGCTGCGGCCGTTGGTGGCGGCCCGGAGGTCCTGAGGTCGTGAGCGCGGCGTTGGTGCCCTGGCAGGGCGGTGAGTACGGCGCCCGCGGGCGCTGCGTTCTCGCGCCCAACCCAGGGATCATGACGCTCGACGGCACCAACACCTGGATCCTGCGCGAACCGGGCGCGGACCGCTCGATCGTGGTCGACCCGGGCCCGTTGCACGACGACCACCTCGACGCGGTCGCTGCTGTCGCTGGCCAGGTGGAGGCCGTCGTGGTGACGCACCACCACCTCGACCACACCGAGGCGGCCCGCTCGTTCGCGGAGCGGATGGGCTGCGGCGTGCGCGGCCTGGATCCCGAGCAGTGCTGGCGTTCGGAGCCGATCGTCGACGGCGAGGTGCTGTCGGTTGCCGGGTTGCAGGTCGAGGTGGTGACGACGCCCGGGCACACCAGCGACTCGGTGTCCCTGCTGATCGAGGCCGACGGTGCGCTGCTGACCGGCGACATGGTGCTCGGCCGCGGCACGACGGTGATCGTCCATCCCGACGGCGACCTCGGTTCGTACTTCGACTCCATCGCGAAGATGCGCTCGCTCGTCACCGACGGCCGGGCGCAGTCGCTGTGGCCGGCTCACGGCCCGGTCCTCCCGGAGGCGGCCGCCGTACTCGACCACTACGTGGTGCACCGCCGCGAACGCCTGGCCCAGGTCGAGGCCGCCCTGTCACGGTTGGGCCTGACGCCGGCCCAGTTGCCCCCCGATGTCGCCGAGGACCCCGACCTGCCGCGCCAGGTCGTCGAGGTCGTGTACGCCGACGTGGACGAGTCGTTGTGGGTGGCAGCCGAGTGGTCCGTGCGGGCACAACTGGCCTACCTGGCGGGGCGTTAGCCCAACTGGTGCGGGGCCCGGCCGTACGCCTCGGGCTCTTCGGCCATGATCTTGGCGCGCGCCTTCACCCGGTAGCGCCAGATCTGCACGAGGCCGACGCCCCAGAGCAGGTACTGGCACGACATCGCGGCGCGGAACGCGTCGGGCGTGTAGTCAGTGCTCGATCCCGGCGTGCGCCAGTCGAGGACGACACCGATGCCGACGACGAGCAGCAGGCTCGCGATGAACCCGGCCTGGTTGATGATTCCCGTCGCGCTGGCGAGTCGGTCCGGGGGATTCGAGGTGCGACCGAGGTCGAACCCGATCATCGAGGCCGGGCCACCGACACCGACCACGATGACGAGCAGCACCAGCAGGGGCAGCGGTGCGTTGCCCGGCCACGCGAGCACGACGGTCCAGACCACGACGATGGAGACGACGATGCCGAGGACGATGGTGGAGCGTTGCCACGGGTGGTGCGTGATCGCCCACCCCAGCACCGGTCCGGTGATCATCACGGCGATGACCATCAGTGTCAGCAACAGGCCGGCGGCATGGTCGGACAGACCTTCGCCGCGCACGAAGAACGGATAGCCCCAGAGCAGGCCCAGGGTGGTCGCGCTGAACTGCGTCGAGAAGTGCATCCAGAAGCCGAGGCGAGTGCCCGGCTCGGCCCATGACGCCCCCAGGCTCGAGCGGATCTGCGGCCAGGACAGCGCCGGCCCGAACACCGATCGCGACGAGGGGGCATCGTGCACGATCGTCAACAGCGCGATGACGAGGACGATGCCGAGCGACGCGGCGAGCAGGTACGAGCGGGTCCAGCCCAGGTTCCCCAGCGCCCACGTCATGGGTACGGCGGCGAGGATCGCGCCGAGCTGTCCCAGCACGCCGGTCAGCTGGGTCATCAGCGGGATCCGGCGCGGAGCGAACCAGGTGGTGACCAGGCGCAGCACGCAGATGAAGGTCATCGCGTCGCCGATGCCCACGAAGAGCCGGGCGAGCAGCGCCAGCGCGTACGTGTCGGCGAACGCGAAGCCGGCCTGCGCCACGATCAGAACGACGGCGCCGGTCAGCAGCACCCGGCGTGGCCCGAAGCGGTCGACCAGCAGGCCCACCGGGATCTGCATCGCTGCGTAGACGAGCAACTGCAACATCGTGAAGGTCGCGAGCTGGGAGGCGCCGATGTCGAAGCGTTCGGTCGCGGCGAGGCCGGCCACGGCGAGCGAGGACCGGTGGAACACGGCCAGCAGGTAGACGAGCAGTCCGACGACCCAGATCGGGTACGCCCCCCGCGCGACGGTCGCGGCGGGCAGGTTCACACGATCAGGCTAGCCGCGCCGCGACCGGTGTCAGCCGCCGGTGCCGCCCAGCAGAACAGCGAGCTTGTCGACGGCGCGGTAGCCGCTCGGGACGCCCTCGACCATCGCCGCGATGGACTGCGAGTGCTCGGTCCGCAACGGCAGGATCGCCTGGTAGGCGGGCGACAGGTACCAGTCGCTGGCCGCTGCCTGGTCCGGGAACTCGATGATCACGATGTCGCCGTCCCAGGTGCCCTCGGCCGGCGTCAGTTCGCCGCCGTGGACCAGGAACCGGCCGCCGTACGGCGCAAGGGTGGCGTCGATCTTCTCGATGTACTCGACGATCGCGTCCCCGAAGTCGATCTCGCGGAGGTAGGCGATGGCGTAGGCGCGGGCATTCACGGAGGTGCTCATGGTGTTCTCCTGTCATGTGCGGTGGACCTGCATCCCACCGCGACACCTGGCGTACGGGCGATGACCTCCGAGGTCATGTCCCTGCTGCGTTGCGCTGGCTAGGTTGGGCGACGTGAACGCACCTGCAGGAGAGCTGATCCGCGACTGGCGGCAGCGACGGCACCTGTCCCAGCTCGAGCTCGCCAGCCGGGCCGACGTCTCGACCCGACACCTCAGCTACATCGAGACCGGCCGCTCCCGGCCGACGAGTTCGATGGTGCTGCGGTTGTGCGACTACCTGGAGGTCCCGTTGCGGGAGCAGAACGAACTGTTGCTGGCCGCCGGCCATGCGCCCGCCCACCCGGAGC includes these proteins:
- a CDS encoding histidine kinase, producing the protein MARPDRQPWRLGPRGVRWFDLGLTAFLLLPVPAFLLFGNPLHGLLMLVQIAPLAVRRRWPVPVFAVVAVGCAIQAPLVDVPLWSQFAFPIATYSVARFGSTWWSAAAVATGLLGAGIASVVWLRGYDGTQLTFQNVSAYFLTIALVVVVAWALGTLNRVRQSYVDALVERGEQLEHEAAQQAALAAIEERQRIAREMHDVVAHGLTTIVVQADGARAVAATDPSVVVPTLATIADTGREAMAEMRRMLGLLRADGAATTPQPRLADLAGLVAEAEAAGTPVTTEWPDPAPTVSDGVGLTVYRVVQESLTNVRKHAGPGATAAIRLRVDGEAVVVEVDDDGRGAAARTDGGGLGLTGMRERVGAHRGALDAGPLPGGGYRVCARIPL
- a CDS encoding RidA family protein, with amino-acid sequence MTAEERLAELGLTVPDVVPPVAAYLPAVRSGAMVYTAGQIPMRDGVLVATGKVGAEVTPETAYECARQCALNAMAAIRSVTGTLEGIRILKVGVFVASAPDFTAQAAVANGASELFGAVFGELGVHARSAVGVAVLPLDSAVEVEVIAEVVG
- a CDS encoding NUDIX domain-containing protein, which codes for MSGGATGDTLGLKALPLPPVPLPEKLATLAQEYADGQREAAEPRDAATVILLRPGVDGAPEVYLLRRQTTMAFAGGMCVFPGGGVDPRDYDHTVAWAGPSPAEWATRLGTAEDVARALVCAAVRETFEESGVLLAGTSADSVIADTTGDDWEADRVALESRAESMTDFLTRRGLVLRTDLLGIWTGWLTPVFEPKRYRTYFFAARLPEGQLTRDVSTESSEVVWLPAAEAADQADRGELAMLPPTYLTCLEIGTHAGLDEVMAASVGRTVEMFMPQVEPLGDGFTLSMPDELRPLVAARRS
- a CDS encoding MBL fold metallo-hydrolase, giving the protein MSAALVPWQGGEYGARGRCVLAPNPGIMTLDGTNTWILREPGADRSIVVDPGPLHDDHLDAVAAVAGQVEAVVVTHHHLDHTEAARSFAERMGCGVRGLDPEQCWRSEPIVDGEVLSVAGLQVEVVTTPGHTSDSVSLLIEADGALLTGDMVLGRGTTVIVHPDGDLGSYFDSIAKMRSLVTDGRAQSLWPAHGPVLPEAAAVLDHYVVHRRERLAQVEAALSRLGLTPAQLPPDVAEDPDLPRQVVEVVYADVDESLWVAAEWSVRAQLAYLAGR
- a CDS encoding MFS transporter — its product is MNLPAATVARGAYPIWVVGLLVYLLAVFHRSSLAVAGLAATERFDIGASQLATFTMLQLLVYAAMQIPVGLLVDRFGPRRVLLTGAVVLIVAQAGFAFADTYALALLARLFVGIGDAMTFICVLRLVTTWFAPRRIPLMTQLTGVLGQLGAILAAVPMTWALGNLGWTRSYLLAASLGIVLVIALLTIVHDAPSSRSVFGPALSWPQIRSSLGASWAEPGTRLGFWMHFSTQFSATTLGLLWGYPFFVRGEGLSDHAAGLLLTLMVIAVMITGPVLGWAITHHPWQRSTIVLGIVVSIVVVWTVVLAWPGNAPLPLLVLLVIVVGVGGPASMIGFDLGRTSNPPDRLASATGIINQAGFIASLLLVVGIGVVLDWRTPGSSTDYTPDAFRAAMSCQYLLWGVGLVQIWRYRVKARAKIMAEEPEAYGRAPHQLG
- a CDS encoding DUF1330 domain-containing protein, with the protein product MSTSVNARAYAIAYLREIDFGDAIVEYIEKIDATLAPYGGRFLVHGGELTPAEGTWDGDIVIIEFPDQAAASDWYLSPAYQAILPLRTEHSQSIAAMVEGVPSGYRAVDKLAVLLGGTGG